TAATCTGATGGCCTTTTTCAGCAACTTTTTTAATGGTTTCTTTGGTAAAGTCAGAAATTTGACTGTCTGAGTTGAGCAGGGTTCCATCTAGGTCAACTGCAATAATTTTTTTCGTCATAGGGACCTTTCTAGTGTCTTTTCAGATAAGATGTCTACTATTATAACAGAAAGCAGGTAGAAAAGCAGATTCGAAACAAAAAATGAAATTTCATCAAATTCTTAAATAAATCAAACAAAGATATTGAAAAAGTGAATGATAAATGATATAATTCTATTATTGTTCGTAAAAATTAAAAGGAGATTGATAATGGACAAATTATTTAAACTAAAAGAGAACGGTACAGACGTTCGTACAGAGGTTCTCGCTGGTTTAACAACTTTCTTTGCAATGAGCTATATTCTCTTTGTAAACCCACAAATTCTTTCGCAAACAGGAATGCCTGCTCAGGGTGTATTCCTTGCAACGATTATCGGTGCAGTAGCAGGAACCTTGATGATGGCCTTCTATGCTAACCTGCCATACGCTCAAGCGCCAGGTATGGGACTCAATGCCTTCTTTACCTTTACAGTCGTATTCGGACTTGGTTATTCATGGCAAGAAGCCCTAGCTATGGTCTTCATCTGTGGAATTATCTCATTGATTATTACCTTGACAAATGTTCGTAAAATGATCATTGAATCGATTCCAAACGCTCTTCGCTCAGCCATTTCAGCTGGTATCGGTGTCTTTCTTGCCTACGTAGGGATTAAGAATGCTGGGCTTTTGAAATTCTCTATCGATCCAGGAAATTACACGGTTGCAGGAGAAGGGGCTGACAAGGCTCAAGCAGCGATTACAGCAAATGCTTCAGCAGTTCCAGGATTGGTTAGCTTTAATAATCCAGCTGTTTTGGTGGCTCTTGCAGGACTTGCCATTACTATCTTTTTTGTTATCAAAGGGATTAAAGGGGGAATTATTCTCTCTATCTTGACAACGACTGTTCTTGCTATCGCAGTTGGTTTGGTAGATTTGTCTAGTATCGATTTTGCTAATAACCATGTTGGTGCAGCCTTTGAAGACTTGAAGACAGTCTTTGGTGCAGCTCTTGGTTCAGAAGGTTTGGGAGCTTTGATTTCAGATACAGCTCGCTTGCCTGAAACTCTGATGGCCATTCTTGCCTTCTCATTGACAGATATTTTTGATACGATTGGTACCTTGATCGGTACAGGTGAGAAAGTTGGTATCGTAGCGACAAATGGTGAAAATCACCAATCAGCTAAGTTGGACAAGGCTCTTTACTCTGACTTGATCGGTACTTCAATTGGTGCCATCGCAGGTACTTCAAACGTAACGACTTATGTTGAGTCTGCTGCTGGTATCGGTGCAGGTGGACGTACTGGTTTGACAGCCTTGGTTGTAGCTATCTGTTTTGCGATCTCAAGCTTCTTTAGCCCACTTCTAGCGATTGTACCAACAGCCGCTACAGCTCCAATCTTGATTATCGTTGGGATTATGATGTTGGCTAGCTTGAAAAATATCCATTGGGATGATATGTCAGAAGCAGTTCCTGCTTTCTTCACATCTATCTTTATGGGGTTCAGCTACTCTATCACTCAAGGGATTGCAGTTGGTTTCTTGACTTACACTTTGACTAAGCTTGTCAAAGGTCAAGCTAAAGATGTTCATGTCATGATTTGGATTTTGGATGCCTTGTTTATCCTTAACTACATCAGCATGGCCTTATAATAGGATAACCCAGGGGGATTTTCCCCCTTTTTTAATACAAAGGAGATGAATGATGGAAGAGAAAAGTATGTGGAAAGAATTGTTGAATCGTGCAGGTTGGCTGTTAATCTTCTTTCTGGCGACAATTTTATATCAGATTCCTGTAGGGGTTACTGCTATTTTAACTTTAAATGCAGTACCACTGTTGCAGTCAGGACTGATAGTTGCAGGAATTTCGATTGTGATTCTGGTGCTGTTTATTATTGGAGCTCGTAAAACGCAATTAGCAAGTTTTAATTTTTCTTTTTTTAGAGCTAAGGACCTAGCACGATTGGGATTAAGTTATTTAGTCATTATCTGTTCAAATATACTTGGTTCTATCTTGTTACAACTGTCAAATGAGACGACAACAGCTAACCAGTCTCAGATTAACGATTTGGTTCAGAATAGTTCTCTGATTTCCAGTTTCTTCTTGTTGGCCTTGCTTGCTCCAATTTGTGAGGAAATCTTGTGCCGTGGGATTGTTCCTAAAAAGATTTTCCGAGGAAAAGAGAACTTGGGATTTGTAGTCGGTACGGTTGTGTTTGCTTTATTGCATCAACCAAGTAATTTACCTTCTTTATTGATTTATGGAGGTATGTCGATCGTTCTGTCTTGGACGGCTTACAAGACCCAACGTTTGGAAATGTCTATCTTACTTCACATGATTGTTAATGGGGTTGTTTTCTGTTTGTTGACTCTCGTGGTAATTTTGAGTCGGACATTAGGGATTTCTGTTTAATACTCAATGAAAATCAAAGAGCAAACTAGGAAACTAGCCGCAGGCTGTACTTAAGTACGGCAAGGCGACGTTGACGCGGTTTGAATTTGATTTTCGAAGAGTATAAGATTATTGACAATTGCTTACTTGTTTTCTACTGGGAAAAAGATGAATGCAATCGTGTACATCTTTTTCTTTTTATGGTAAAATAGAGAAATAATATGGTGAAAAGCCTTGAGGGAGTGACCGATATGTCAAGTAAAGCCAATCATGCAAAGACAGCTATTTGCGGAATTATCAATGTAACCCCAGATTCCTTTTCGGACGGTGGTCAATTTTTTGCTCTTGAGCAGGCACTCCAGCAGGCTCGTAAATTGATAGAAGAAGGGGCTAGCATGCTAGATATCGGCGGAGAATCGACTCGGCCGGGAAGTAGCTATAGCTATGTTGAGATAGAAGAGGAAATCCAGCGTGTTGTTCCAGTGATTAAAGCGATTCGCAAGGAAAGTGATGTCCTCATTTCTATCGATACTTGGAAAAGTCAGGTGGCAGAGGCTGCTTTGGCTGCTGGTGCCAATCTAGTCAATGATATCACTGGTCTTATGGGTGATGAAAAAATGGCCCATGTGGTAGCTGAAGCGAGAGCGCAAGTGGTCATCATGTTTAATCCAGTCATGGCTCGACCTCAGCATCCTAGCTCGCTTATATTTCCTCATTTTGGTTTTGGTCAAGCTTTTACAGAAAAAGAGTTAGCTGACTTTGAAACATTGCCAATCGAAGACTTGATGGAGGCTTTCTTTATACGAGCACTAGCGATAGCAGAGGAAGCTGGTATTGCTCAAGAAAACATCCTGCTGGATCCAGGAATTGGCTTTGGTCTGACCAAGAAAGAAAATCTGCTTCTTTCACGGGACCTGGATAAACTACATCAGAAAGGCTATCCAATCTTTCTCGGAGTTTCGCGCAAGCGATTTGTCATCAATATCCTAGAGGAGAATGGTTTTGAAGTCAATCCTGAGACAGAACTTGGTTTCCGCAATCGGGACACGGCCTCTGCTCATGTAACCAGTATCGCTGCGAGACAGGGTGTAGAAGTGGTGCGCGTGCATGACGTAGCTAGTCACAGGATGGCAGTTGAAATTGCCTCTGCCATTCGTCTGGCTGATGAAGCGGAAAATTTAGATTTAAAACAATATAAATAAGATGAAAGAATTTGAAAACAATCAGTGGATTGCCCACTATCGGACGGATCAACCGCATTTTGGCTTGGAACGAATGGTGGAACTGTTAGCTTTGCGTGGCAATCCCCATCTCAAACTCAAGGTCATCCATATCGGAGGGACTAACGGCAAGGGTTCGACCATTGCTTTTTTGAAAAATCTGCTAGAAAAGCTAGGGCTGAGAGTTGGCGTGTTTAGCTCGCCCTATCTCATTCATTACACAGATCAGATTAGCATCAATGGGAAATCCATTCCCGAGACTAGACTCGAAACTCTCATGGCAGACTATCAGTCTTTGCTGGAGGGGGGAGCAGCCGCTAGTTTACAGGGCACAACCGAGTTTGAGATTATCACAGCCATAGCCTATGACTACTTTGCTTCAGAGCAAGTAGATGTGGCTATCATGGAAGTCGGCATGGGTGGTCTTTTAGATAGTACCAATGTCTGTCAGCCCATTTTGACAGGAATTACGACTATTGGATTGGACCATGTAGCCCTTTTAGGTGACACCTTGGGAGCCATAGCAGAGCAGAAGGCAGGTATTATCAAACAAGGAATTCCATTGGTGACAGGTCACATCGCTCCAGAAGCCTTGGCTGTGATTGACTGCATTGCGGAAGGGAAAGATGCGCCGAGACTTGCCTACGGGAAAGATTATCAGGTCAGTCACCAAGAGAGTGTGGTGACAGGCGAGGTCTTTGATTATGCAAGTGCTGTCAGGCAAGGGCGCTTCCAGACAGGTTTACTTGGTTTGTACCAGATAGAGAATGCTGGGATGGCCATAGCTTTACTTGATACTTTTTGTCAAGAAGATGGTCGAGAGTTACCAGCTAATACTTTGCTTGCTCAAGCCCTGGAAGAAACAAGTTGGCCAGGGCGTTTGGAAGTTGTGTCAAGAGACCCCCTGATGATTTTGGATGGGGCCCACAATCCTCATGCTATCAAGGCTTTAATAGCAACCTTGCAAGAACGCTTTGCGGATTATCGTAAGGAAATC
This portion of the Streptococcus mitis B6 genome encodes:
- a CDS encoding NCS2 family permease — encoded protein: MDKLFKLKENGTDVRTEVLAGLTTFFAMSYILFVNPQILSQTGMPAQGVFLATIIGAVAGTLMMAFYANLPYAQAPGMGLNAFFTFTVVFGLGYSWQEALAMVFICGIISLIITLTNVRKMIIESIPNALRSAISAGIGVFLAYVGIKNAGLLKFSIDPGNYTVAGEGADKAQAAITANASAVPGLVSFNNPAVLVALAGLAITIFFVIKGIKGGIILSILTTTVLAIAVGLVDLSSIDFANNHVGAAFEDLKTVFGAALGSEGLGALISDTARLPETLMAILAFSLTDIFDTIGTLIGTGEKVGIVATNGENHQSAKLDKALYSDLIGTSIGAIAGTSNVTTYVESAAGIGAGGRTGLTALVVAICFAISSFFSPLLAIVPTAATAPILIIVGIMMLASLKNIHWDDMSEAVPAFFTSIFMGFSYSITQGIAVGFLTYTLTKLVKGQAKDVHVMIWILDALFILNYISMAL
- a CDS encoding CPBP family intramembrane glutamic endopeptidase, with the protein product MEEKSMWKELLNRAGWLLIFFLATILYQIPVGVTAILTLNAVPLLQSGLIVAGISIVILVLFIIGARKTQLASFNFSFFRAKDLARLGLSYLVIICSNILGSILLQLSNETTTANQSQINDLVQNSSLISSFFLLALLAPICEEILCRGIVPKKIFRGKENLGFVVGTVVFALLHQPSNLPSLLIYGGMSIVLSWTAYKTQRLEMSILLHMIVNGVVFCLLTLVVILSRTLGISV
- the folP gene encoding dihydropteroate synthase codes for the protein MVKSLEGVTDMSSKANHAKTAICGIINVTPDSFSDGGQFFALEQALQQARKLIEEGASMLDIGGESTRPGSSYSYVEIEEEIQRVVPVIKAIRKESDVLISIDTWKSQVAEAALAAGANLVNDITGLMGDEKMAHVVAEARAQVVIMFNPVMARPQHPSSLIFPHFGFGQAFTEKELADFETLPIEDLMEAFFIRALAIAEEAGIAQENILLDPGIGFGLTKKENLLLSRDLDKLHQKGYPIFLGVSRKRFVINILEENGFEVNPETELGFRNRDTASAHVTSIAARQGVEVVRVHDVASHRMAVEIASAIRLADEAENLDLKQYK
- a CDS encoding bifunctional folylpolyglutamate synthase/dihydrofolate synthase → MKEFENNQWIAHYRTDQPHFGLERMVELLALRGNPHLKLKVIHIGGTNGKGSTIAFLKNLLEKLGLRVGVFSSPYLIHYTDQISINGKSIPETRLETLMADYQSLLEGGAAASLQGTTEFEIITAIAYDYFASEQVDVAIMEVGMGGLLDSTNVCQPILTGITTIGLDHVALLGDTLGAIAEQKAGIIKQGIPLVTGHIAPEALAVIDCIAEGKDAPRLAYGKDYQVSHQESVVTGEVFDYASAVRQGRFQTGLLGLYQIENAGMAIALLDTFCQEDGRELPANTLLAQALEETSWPGRLEVVSRDPLMILDGAHNPHAIKALIATLQERFADYRKEILFTCIKTKALEDMLDLLGAMPDTELTLTHFDDSRATDESVLKEAAKSRNLSYQDWQNFLEQKLTDKKEEKQTVRIVTGSLYFLSQVRAYLMERKNENGYTKD